The following proteins come from a genomic window of Vallitaleaceae bacterium 9-2:
- a CDS encoding hemolysin family protein, with the protein MMALGTNLILIVVLTLINAFFASAEMAIVSINKNKIKMLSEQGNKNAQLVEQLIQEPTKFLSTIQVGITLAGLFSSAYAATGISDDLAKVLDLIHIPYSQNIALILVTVLLSYFTLVFGELFPKRLALKKSEAIALFSVKPIIGVQKLVTPFIKLLSISSNILLKLFGIREDDLEEKVSREEIRSLVEVAQEHGAINQTERTMINSIFELDDKPAEEIMTPRTEAYVLDIEKGIKEYLPQLLQVKHSRIPVYQGTRDNIIGILYMKDFIEEAYNVGFEQVDITQLLIPPYFVPERKRIDDLFKEMQDQKKKISILVDEYGGFSGIVTMEDLIEEIVGDIEDEYERIEEPDIHKIADNTYLIRGNVLVEEVNERLLLNFDTDTEDYDTIAGMLIHALGHIPSEEITRTIIIDHCEFHIEKITNNRIMKVKLRVLTDSKK; encoded by the coding sequence TCTCAATCAACAAAAACAAAATAAAGATGCTAAGTGAACAAGGCAACAAAAATGCTCAGTTGGTGGAACAACTAATTCAAGAACCGACGAAATTTTTGTCAACAATTCAAGTAGGCATAACTTTGGCGGGATTATTTTCAAGTGCGTATGCTGCAACGGGAATATCCGATGATCTAGCGAAGGTTCTAGATCTTATACACATTCCATACAGCCAAAATATTGCTTTGATTTTAGTGACGGTTTTGCTTTCGTATTTTACCCTTGTGTTTGGAGAATTGTTTCCAAAGCGCTTAGCCTTGAAAAAGTCGGAAGCCATTGCCCTTTTTTCGGTAAAACCGATTATAGGTGTGCAAAAGTTGGTTACGCCTTTTATAAAGCTATTGTCCATTTCATCGAATATTTTGTTGAAGTTATTTGGAATTCGTGAGGACGATCTAGAAGAAAAAGTATCAAGAGAAGAGATTCGCTCACTTGTTGAAGTGGCTCAAGAACACGGAGCGATTAATCAAACAGAACGTACAATGATTAATAGTATTTTTGAACTTGATGACAAACCGGCAGAAGAGATTATGACACCAAGAACGGAAGCATATGTGCTAGATATTGAAAAGGGAATTAAAGAGTATTTGCCGCAGCTTCTACAGGTTAAGCATTCAAGAATACCTGTATACCAAGGGACACGTGATAATATTATCGGCATTTTATACATGAAAGACTTTATTGAAGAAGCATATAATGTAGGGTTTGAGCAAGTCGATATCACACAGCTTCTTATACCGCCTTATTTTGTTCCGGAACGCAAAAGGATTGATGATCTTTTTAAGGAAATGCAAGATCAGAAAAAGAAGATTTCGATTTTGGTGGATGAATATGGAGGCTTTTCCGGTATTGTCACTATGGAAGACCTCATTGAAGAAATTGTTGGAGATATAGAAGATGAGTATGAAAGGATTGAAGAACCTGATATCCATAAAATAGCTGATAATACATACCTTATTCGAGGCAATGTTTTAGTTGAAGAGGTTAATGAACGTTTATTGTTAAATTTTGATACGGATACAGAAGACTATGATACAATTGCAGGCATGCTTATTCATGCGCTGGGACATATTCCAAGTGAAGAAATCACGCGCACAATTATTATTGACCATTGTGAGTTTCACATCGAAAAAATTACGAATAACCGAATTATGAAAGTAAAATTACGCGTTTTGACAGACAGTAAAAAATAG
- a CDS encoding diguanylate cyclase, giving the protein MDYIVQFQINIFGLMILFVLYLFIRLTKVQTYSKKLIKLIVMATAIAIVVEPLTWIFDGMTFWGAYFLEYATNVVLFLMGPIIGGLLISYVDFRIFQSPQRIFRRLYYQHVSIATFGVLIINFFYPIYFRVDPVTNGYSSGDFKSFHYLALAGIYLFMLYIIIKNIRELLFYEALIYFLCFLIPILGMFIQTFDSKLYFSWTSIVLGLLVIYIFLETNPSDEDFLTKIYNRRNYEMYLNHLCQSNKNFGIVIFDLNAFKEINDFHGHNKGDETLVAFADIIKRVFLNIGFAARLGGDEFSVIITKEMAEIEFFIHEIAKQLSHHDDPVIKGLSFSYGYERYQEGMTLDELYIAADNKMYINKKDVKDENSRTEGFQTFH; this is encoded by the coding sequence ATGGATTATATCGTACAGTTTCAGATTAACATTTTTGGATTAATGATATTGTTTGTGCTATATTTATTCATTCGTTTGACAAAAGTGCAGACATATAGCAAAAAGTTAATCAAGTTAATTGTTATGGCAACAGCAATAGCCATTGTTGTTGAACCTTTGACGTGGATATTTGATGGAATGACATTTTGGGGTGCGTATTTTTTAGAATACGCTACGAATGTTGTTCTTTTTTTAATGGGACCGATTATTGGAGGACTGTTGATTTCTTATGTGGATTTTAGAATTTTTCAATCGCCGCAGCGTATATTTAGACGCTTATATTATCAACATGTAAGTATTGCAACTTTTGGAGTACTCATCATTAATTTTTTCTACCCCATATATTTTCGGGTAGATCCGGTGACCAATGGCTATAGTAGTGGCGATTTTAAGTCTTTCCATTATTTGGCACTTGCGGGTATATATCTTTTTATGCTTTACATTATCATTAAAAATATTCGTGAACTTTTATTTTATGAAGCGTTAATCTATTTTTTGTGCTTCCTTATTCCGATTTTAGGTATGTTTATTCAAACCTTTGATTCGAAGCTATATTTTTCATGGACATCCATTGTCTTGGGCTTATTAGTGATTTATATCTTTTTGGAGACAAATCCTTCGGATGAAGATTTTCTGACCAAGATATATAATCGACGAAACTATGAGATGTATTTAAACCACCTATGCCAATCCAATAAAAATTTTGGAATTGTTATTTTTGATTTGAATGCGTTTAAAGAAATCAATGATTTTCATGGTCACAACAAAGGTGATGAAACCTTAGTTGCTTTTGCCGATATTATTAAACGGGTGTTTCTCAATATTGGATTTGCCGCTCGGTTAGGTGGGGATGAGTTTTCTGTGATTATTACCAAGGAGATGGCAGAGATAGAGTTTTTTATACATGAGATAGCAAAACAGCTTAGTCATCATGATGATCCGGTGATAAAAGGTCTAAGCTTTAGCTATGGATATGAGCGCTATCAAGAAGGGATGACCCTTGATGAACTCTATATTGCTGCAGATAACAAGATGTATATAAATAAAAAGGATGTTAAAGATGAAAATAGCAGGACTGAAGGATTCCAAACATTTCATTAA
- a CDS encoding sodium:alanine symporter family protein: MEIIEKINTLLWGPILIPLLIGTGIFYTIRLNFVQRLTGQAYKRVFKNIMRPSQKADAKGMSSFQALSTAIAAQVGTGNLAGVATALAAGGPGAIFWMWVSAFFGMATNFAEAVLGQLYKTEVDGQITGGPAYYIRHGIKSKFLAVFFALAIIVALGFMGNIVQSNSIVEAANNVTQIPSIYIGIFVAIIVGAILIGGISSIASFTERVVPLMALLYVIGSFGVIILNFDNFFSALRSILIGAFSPQALGGGLLGVTIMNVIRYGVARGLFSNEAGMGSTPHAHAVAKVSHPGEQGLVALFGVTFDTMIICTLTALVILTSGAMDSGASGVELTQIGFETSFGHLGTLFIAIAIFFFALTTIVGWYYFGESNIRYLFGAKAIPLYKFLVLGCIIIGSKLNVDMVWELADLFNGFMIFPNLIALLILSPKVVDALKDYEKYRHLPKQSVEK, encoded by the coding sequence ATGGAAATCATCGAAAAAATCAACACCTTGCTTTGGGGGCCTATCCTCATCCCCCTTTTAATAGGAACCGGAATTTTTTATACGATTCGTCTGAACTTTGTTCAGCGTTTAACCGGTCAAGCCTACAAGAGGGTCTTTAAGAATATAATGCGCCCAAGTCAAAAGGCTGATGCCAAAGGCATGAGCTCGTTTCAAGCTTTGTCCACTGCCATTGCCGCTCAAGTTGGGACAGGTAATCTAGCCGGCGTAGCAACAGCACTTGCCGCCGGAGGTCCAGGCGCCATTTTTTGGATGTGGGTCAGCGCGTTCTTTGGGATGGCTACCAACTTCGCAGAGGCTGTTCTTGGACAGTTATATAAGACTGAGGTTGACGGTCAAATCACAGGAGGTCCTGCATATTATATCCGCCACGGTATCAAAAGCAAGTTCCTAGCGGTCTTTTTTGCCCTTGCAATCATTGTAGCTCTTGGGTTTATGGGGAATATTGTTCAGTCAAATTCCATTGTTGAGGCGGCCAATAATGTAACCCAAATTCCTTCAATCTACATCGGAATATTTGTTGCTATTATCGTTGGCGCCATTTTGATTGGGGGCATATCCAGCATTGCCTCTTTTACAGAGAGAGTTGTTCCTCTCATGGCACTACTATATGTTATCGGAAGTTTTGGCGTTATTATCCTTAACTTTGACAACTTCTTTTCCGCCCTTCGTTCCATCTTGATTGGTGCTTTTTCTCCACAAGCACTTGGTGGCGGTTTGCTCGGAGTGACTATCATGAACGTCATTCGATATGGCGTAGCCAGAGGACTTTTTTCCAATGAAGCCGGCATGGGTTCCACCCCCCATGCCCATGCAGTGGCAAAGGTCTCTCATCCTGGTGAACAGGGCTTAGTCGCTTTATTCGGCGTCACGTTTGATACCATGATTATATGTACGTTAACCGCCTTGGTGATTTTAACGTCGGGTGCCATGGATAGTGGTGCGTCGGGTGTCGAACTTACCCAGATAGGTTTTGAGACTTCTTTTGGCCACTTGGGAACCCTTTTTATTGCCATTGCTATATTCTTTTTTGCACTAACCACCATTGTAGGATGGTACTATTTTGGCGAGAGCAATATCCGATACCTATTTGGCGCTAAGGCAATTCCCCTCTATAAATTTCTTGTTCTTGGCTGCATTATCATCGGTTCAAAACTAAATGTTGATATGGTTTGGGAACTTGCCGATTTGTTTAACGGATTCATGATTTTTCCAAACCTTATTGCATTATTAATTCTCTCACCAAAAGTTGTGGATGCATTAAAAGACTATGAAAAATATCGTCATCTACCTAAACAATCAGTTGAAAAATAA
- a CDS encoding helix-turn-helix transcriptional regulator, which produces MDASNKILTNIQQEMKRGTLVLAVLTQMDKPQYGYSLIQALNDQGLSIEQNTLYPLLRRLEKQGLLESLWQVEDNRPRRYYQISAIGREIREQLTHDWHTINATMSKLVGGVQ; this is translated from the coding sequence ATGGATGCGTCAAATAAAATACTTACAAATATACAGCAAGAAATGAAGCGCGGCACCCTTGTCCTCGCTGTCCTTACCCAAATGGATAAGCCTCAATATGGCTACAGCCTTATTCAAGCTTTAAATGACCAAGGATTGTCAATTGAGCAAAACACTCTTTATCCATTACTTCGTCGCCTCGAAAAGCAAGGGCTCTTAGAATCATTGTGGCAGGTCGAAGATAATCGTCCCCGCCGATATTATCAAATCAGTGCTATCGGAAGAGAAATTCGCGAACAGTTAACACACGATTGGCATACCATTAATGCCACCATGTCAAAACTTGTAGGAGGAGTACAATGA
- a CDS encoding nitroreductase family protein, whose protein sequence is MKVNFSVDEAVKKRYSVRNYSDKDISEELKKDIDAFVLQLDNPLGVKVHFHDLDLLTNSNDQKLGTYGVIKGARHYIGATVEKVPMALEALGYAFETLILYLAHKDIGTCWLGGTFDRKGFAAAMNLGEKTLFPIVSPYGYAANKKHIKEIAMRKVIKADQRKPWNELFFDTDFLTPLTKEKAGEFMGALEMVRLAPSASNKQPWRIVWRDGIWHFYEYKTPGYSDRFTYDIQRIDMGIAAAHFDLLLRQKGKIGAFELMEGLENGLPQNMEYVFSWKPMI, encoded by the coding sequence ATGAAAGTGAATTTTTCCGTGGATGAAGCCGTTAAAAAAAGGTATAGTGTGCGTAATTATAGTGATAAGGACATAAGTGAGGAATTAAAAAAAGACATAGATGCTTTTGTTTTACAGTTGGATAATCCTTTGGGTGTAAAGGTACACTTTCATGACTTGGACTTATTGACCAATTCGAATGACCAAAAACTAGGCACGTACGGTGTCATTAAAGGTGCGCGACACTATATCGGAGCAACGGTTGAAAAGGTACCGATGGCTCTAGAAGCTTTAGGATATGCGTTTGAAACATTAATCCTTTATTTGGCACATAAGGATATAGGAACATGTTGGTTAGGCGGAACCTTTGACCGTAAAGGCTTTGCAGCGGCGATGAACCTTGGGGAAAAAACACTTTTCCCCATTGTATCGCCCTATGGATATGCGGCAAACAAGAAGCACATTAAAGAAATTGCGATGCGTAAAGTGATTAAAGCAGACCAAAGAAAGCCATGGAATGAACTGTTTTTTGACACGGACTTTTTGACGCCACTGACTAAAGAAAAAGCCGGAGAGTTTATGGGGGCATTGGAGATGGTACGTCTAGCGCCCTCAGCGTCCAACAAGCAGCCTTGGCGTATTGTATGGCGTGATGGTATCTGGCATTTTTATGAATACAAAACACCAGGATATAGTGACCGGTTTACATATGATATACAACGTATTGATATGGGAATTGCAGCGGCCCACTTTGATCTTTTGTTAAGACAAAAAGGCAAGATAGGCGCTTTTGAACTGATGGAGGGGCTAGAAAATGGATTACCTCAAAATATGGAGTATGTATTTTCTTGGAAACCTATGATTTAG